In the Desulfosporosinus acidiphilus SJ4 genome, TCTCTTGTTGCGTGTTTCTCAAGAATTGCCTCAAATTAAAGTGATAAAGCCGGAAGGAACATATCTTGTCTGGCTTGACTTCCGTGCTTTAGGGTTAGATCCTAAAGCATTACAGGAATTTTTAGTTCATAAAGCTGGGGTCGGGTTAAATGCGGGTTATGGGTTTGGCCCAGGAGGCGAAGGCTTTGAAAGGATAAATATTGGATGCCCGCGTTCATTATTAGAAGAGGGATTGGGAAGAATTATCAGGGCTGTTAAAGACCTTTAACGTGCGTCACACTTTTCTTAAAGTTTGCACTTCAAGTAGTGGCTTTTATTTCTTTTTGAATCATGGTATTATGCAAACATAGAGAAAACGGACAACCTATAGTTTAAAGTAACTGGCAACGAGGTCATAGACAAAGCGCTATGACCTTAAACATATTTTGGCTTATATTGCCGATCAAGAATATTCCCCAGAGAAAAGCCTGTTTATTAACCGAATGGAGATCAAATTATATTTAAGGCAAATAGATAATGGAGGTAACTCATGGAATCACAAACAGTCAAGAGGATTTATGTTGAAAAAAGGCCAGGATACGATATCGAGGCTCAAGGATTATTGAGCGATCTGCGTGAAAACTTAGGGATCAATTCTTTGTTAGGCTTACGAATTATTAACCGCTATGATATTTCCGGAATAACAGATGAAGAATACCAACAATCGCGCTCAATCATTTTTGCTGAACCGCCTCTTGATTATATGTATGATGAACGTCTTGATGTCCCGGCAGAAGACAGAGTTTTTGCCATGGAATATCTCCCTGGTCAATATGACCAGCGAGCAGATTCAGCTGCCCAATGTCTCCAAATTCTTACTCAAAAAGAGCGGCCGCTTATTGCTTCTGCTAAAGTAATTGCTCTCAAGGGTTCTTTAACAGAAGATGATTTCCAAGTTATTAAACAATATTGTATAAATCCGGTGGAATCTAGGGAAGCTTCTTTAGAAAAGCCTAAATCTCTGGAATTTGAATCTGTCATCCCCCCCCATGTAGAGGTAATCTCGAATTTTATTGCTAAATCCGCGGAAGAACTTAAAGTATTTTTTCACGAATCTGGCTTAGCAATGAGTTTTGAGGATTTAATGTTTTGCCAAACCTATTTCCGTGACTCAGAGAAGCGGAATCCGACAATTACTGAAATTCGAGTCATTGACACCTATTGGTCGGATCACTGCCGTCACACTACATTCAATACAAGAATTGAAGAAGTAACGATTCCCTCTGGAGACTTTTCCTCACAGTTACTGGAATCCTATCAAGAATATCTTGCCTCTCGAAACTTTGTCTATGCGGAAAAAATAAATGACAGAGATATTTGTCTGATGGACCTGGCTGTCATAGGAATGAAAGAATTAAAAAAGAGAGGATACCTAAATGACCTCGATGAATCTGAAGAGATAAACGCCTGCAGTATTGTTGTTAATGCAGAATTAAATGGCCAATCTGAAGAGTGGCTTGTCATGTTTAAAAATGAGACTCATAATCATCCCACCGAGATTGAACCCTTCGGAGGCGCTGCTACCTGCCTGGGCGGAGCCATACGTGATCCCTTGTCAGGAAGAACTTATGTCTACCAGGCCATGCGTGTAACAGGAAGCGGAGATCCCAGAGGTAAACTGGAAGCAACCTTAGCCGGAAAATTGCCTCAGCGCAAAATCACTCAAGGAGCCGCAGCAGGTTATAGCTCTTATGGAAATCAAATAGGTCTGGCAACGGGACAAGTTACTGAAGTCTATGATGAAGGTTTTATAGCTAAGCGTATGGAAATCGGGGCTGTCATCGCAGCAGCTCCTCGCAAAAATGTTGTGCGTGAAACACCTCAAGCTGGAGACATAGTCGTATTAGTCGGTGGAAGAACAGGACGGGACGGATGTGGAGGTGCAACTGGCTCGTCAAAAGAACATACCTCAGAGTCTTTGTTAACCTGTGGAGCAGAGGTTCAAAAAGGAAATCCGCCCACGGAACGCAAGATTCAGCGCTTGTTCCGAAAATCGGAAGTCAGCACCATGATTAAACGCTGCAACGATTTTGGAGCAGGCGGTGTTTCCGTAGCCATCGGTGAATTAACAGAAGGACTGGAGATCAATCTTGATGTTGTTCCCAAAAAATATGAAGGGTTGGATGGCACAGAGCTGGCTATTTCCGAATCACAGGAACGTATGGCAGTAGTTATTAGTTCGGGAAATTTGGAGCCTTTCATTAAGTTTGCCCATGAGGAGAATTTAGAAGCTACTCCGGTTGCTCAGGTAACTTCCAGCCCCAGGCTTAAAATGACCTGGAGAGGTCAGACTATTGTTGATTTAAGCCGGGAGTTTCTAAATACGAATGGTATTAAACAAACTGCAAAGGTTCAAGTGAATTTACCGGATTTTCAAAACAACTACTTTAAAGAATTATCTGCGGCTCTCCATTCTTTCACAACGGAACCTTTAGAGTCCTCTGTTTTTGCTAAAGCATGGCTTGCTAACTTACAGGACCTAAATGTATGCAGCCAGAAAGGCCTTGTCGAAAGGTTTGACAGCAGCATTGGCATGTCCACAGTTTTAATGCCTCTGGGAGGGAAATATCAAGCGACTCCCGCCGAAGGGATGATAGCCAAACTCCCAATTTTAAGCGGAGATTCACCGGTTGCCACGGTAATGACCTATGGTTATAATCCGCAGCTGGCAAAATGGAGCCCCTTCCATGGTGCTC is a window encoding:
- a CDS encoding phosphoribosylformylglycinamidine synthase, which produces MESQTVKRIYVEKRPGYDIEAQGLLSDLRENLGINSLLGLRIINRYDISGITDEEYQQSRSIIFAEPPLDYMYDERLDVPAEDRVFAMEYLPGQYDQRADSAAQCLQILTQKERPLIASAKVIALKGSLTEDDFQVIKQYCINPVESREASLEKPKSLEFESVIPPHVEVISNFIAKSAEELKVFFHESGLAMSFEDLMFCQTYFRDSEKRNPTITEIRVIDTYWSDHCRHTTFNTRIEEVTIPSGDFSSQLLESYQEYLASRNFVYAEKINDRDICLMDLAVIGMKELKKRGYLNDLDESEEINACSIVVNAELNGQSEEWLVMFKNETHNHPTEIEPFGGAATCLGGAIRDPLSGRTYVYQAMRVTGSGDPRGKLEATLAGKLPQRKITQGAAAGYSSYGNQIGLATGQVTEVYDEGFIAKRMEIGAVIAAAPRKNVVRETPQAGDIVVLVGGRTGRDGCGGATGSSKEHTSESLLTCGAEVQKGNPPTERKIQRLFRKSEVSTMIKRCNDFGAGGVSVAIGELTEGLEINLDVVPKKYEGLDGTELAISESQERMAVVISSGNLEPFIKFAHEENLEATPVAQVTSSPRLKMTWRGQTIVDLSREFLNTNGIKQTAKVQVNLPDFQNNYFKELSAALHSFTTEPLESSVFAKAWLANLQDLNVCSQKGLVERFDSSIGMSTVLMPLGGKYQATPAEGMIAKLPILSGDSPVATVMTYGYNPQLAKWSPFHGALYAVVDAVSKIVALGGDYRKVRLTLQEYFEKLGTDPEKWGKPFSALLGAFYAQKKLGIPAIGGKDSMSGTFMNLNVPPTLVAFAVNVLNVDKVVSQEFKKAGSQVVLISSQRNSQEIPDFEQLMKNYRKVYELIQAGYVLASHTIPMGGLAAAVSKMSFGNRIGLTIKEPMDVQQLYAANYGSILLEIEESVSLDDVFGEVHYKLLGTTQNTPELTVNGVSIGIELALKAWEQPLEKVFPTCTEDMIEPRTVSYKLRNIQKPALKIARPKVFIPVFPGTNCEYDSARAFEKVGASVETLIIRNLTPADVEESIQEMAKKIAQAQIVMLAGGFSAGDEPDGSGKFIAAMFRNPRIKEAVAELLNKRDGLMLGICNGFQALIKLGLVPYGEILDLTEEAPTLTYNKIGRHVSCMVQTKIVSVLSPWFSGVKLGDIHTIPVSHGEGRFVASRNIIETLEANGQIATQYVDFSGNPSNRIEFNPNGSYEAIEGITSPDGRILGKMAHSERTGHGVACNIPGEKYQPIFAGGVNYFRD